In one window of Paraflavitalea soli DNA:
- a CDS encoding FecR family protein has translation MPDESDHILDLITGYLMGELNAGQKQELDQWIHSSVHNRRLFEQLTAPAGIKNDLLRMGGIDGQPVWDQIRRQIPGLPVQFDDNSPRRLNTRSRIWWAVAVLLVIFSGAAFWWMKPPKARAPFVKTVGECNCPTAFLPSMIDPTRVNLVLIDGAVIKLDEQRSGTQWLQDSLVITKNDQGLLYKAGKSNKAPLAAVHYNTLVTPPGKAYYLQWADGSNAWLSAGSVLRYPVPFAGNERKVELTGKAWFSVKPAKDRPFLVVAKETISVVHGTTFNVSAYPEEEGVKTTVEQGKVMVKSKNDSALVSTGEEARLTTTNSWQVSRLTNAANASSWKQGVLEFEQASLQEVLPQVAEWYAYKVHWHPGASSNERMTGWLNITDPIGNVVKAIEKNFKIRIEVDLTNKILKIY, from the coding sequence ATGCCCGATGAATCAGACCATATACTTGATCTTATTACTGGCTATTTGATGGGTGAACTCAATGCTGGTCAAAAGCAGGAACTTGACCAGTGGATACATTCATCAGTTCACAACAGGAGGCTGTTTGAGCAACTAACCGCTCCTGCTGGTATAAAAAATGACCTGTTGCGGATGGGTGGCATCGATGGGCAACCTGTATGGGACCAGATCAGGCGGCAAATACCCGGCCTCCCGGTTCAATTTGATGATAACAGTCCCCGCAGGTTAAACACCCGTTCCCGCATTTGGTGGGCTGTAGCGGTGTTGCTGGTGATCTTTTCAGGAGCAGCTTTCTGGTGGATGAAACCCCCAAAAGCACGGGCGCCGTTCGTAAAAACTGTCGGGGAGTGCAATTGTCCCACAGCTTTTCTGCCTTCCATGATTGATCCAACCAGGGTCAACCTGGTACTGATCGATGGCGCCGTGATCAAATTGGATGAACAGCGCTCCGGTACACAATGGTTGCAGGACAGCCTGGTTATTACCAAAAATGATCAGGGCCTTCTGTACAAGGCGGGTAAAAGCAATAAGGCCCCACTGGCCGCTGTCCATTATAATACTTTAGTAACGCCACCGGGAAAAGCTTACTACCTGCAATGGGCCGATGGCAGCAATGCCTGGCTGAGCGCCGGATCGGTATTACGGTATCCTGTACCCTTTGCCGGTAATGAACGCAAAGTGGAGCTAACCGGAAAGGCCTGGTTCTCCGTTAAGCCGGCAAAAGACCGGCCCTTCCTGGTAGTAGCCAAGGAAACGATCAGTGTGGTACATGGTACCACTTTCAATGTGAGTGCTTACCCGGAGGAAGAAGGGGTGAAAACAACCGTTGAACAAGGTAAGGTGATGGTCAAAAGCAAAAATGACAGCGCCCTTGTTTCAACAGGAGAAGAAGCCCGTCTTACAACAACAAACAGCTGGCAGGTATCCAGGCTAACCAATGCAGCTAACGCCAGTAGCTGGAAACAGGGTGTGTTGGAGTTTGAACAGGCTTCCCTGCAGGAGGTGCTGCCCCAGGTGGCCGAATGGTATGCCTATAAAGTCCATTGGCATCCCGGTGCATCCAGTAACGAACGCATGACTGGTTGGTTGAACATTACCGATCCTATTGGCAATGTGGTGAAAGCAATAGAGAAGAATTTCAAGATCCGTATTGAAGTAGATCTGACCAATAAAATATTAAAGATATACTAG
- a CDS encoding chloride channel protein → MAKHNKLQGGIPISTSLASTLASEHIFPHIKPDKKRTITIALLAIGIGACVSCIARLLIYLIDLVTNLAFYGHFSIAPASPATHHLGLLVIIVPVVGGFIVGLMALYGSKAIRGHGIPEAMEQILVNQSKIKPAITYLKPVSSAIAIGTGGPFGAEGPIIATGGALGSTIGQILKITHNERKILLAAGATAGMSAIFGSPVAAIFLAIELLLFEFSPRSIIPVSLACITGAAGHHFLFEPGPVFFIAHVISMPSNEALFAYSIMGICLGVLSVLITKAVYFIEDMFEKLPIHWMWWPAIGGLAVGIIGYFAPRTLGVGYENITDVLSGSLPIRFVLTLCLLKFLSWAIALGSGTSGGTLAPLLTIGGATGALLGTAAQLLFPQAGISLSLAALVGMSAIFAGASRALLTSIIFAVETTAQSNALLPLLAACCASYFVSFFLMENTIMTEKIARRGVKTPHSYEPDMLDRILVSQVTQTRDRHPLIGTLLQPDQISIPGNHSLGQAAALMAQENVDVLPVVGTSNSRQITGLLSYKDILAVYNRQMDDHVKKHPVVSLKRRSLKVFIHGKKLMEIKKSKQS, encoded by the coding sequence ATGGCAAAGCACAACAAGTTACAGGGCGGTATTCCTATTTCAACATCGCTCGCATCGACCCTGGCATCGGAGCATATTTTCCCACATATCAAACCTGATAAGAAACGCACCATTACTATTGCTTTACTGGCCATCGGCATCGGCGCCTGTGTAAGTTGTATTGCCCGGCTGCTGATCTACCTGATCGACCTCGTGACCAACCTGGCTTTTTACGGACATTTTTCTATAGCGCCGGCCAGTCCGGCTACCCATCACCTGGGCCTGTTGGTGATCATTGTGCCCGTCGTTGGTGGGTTCATTGTAGGCTTAATGGCGTTATATGGATCAAAAGCTATCCGGGGGCATGGTATTCCGGAAGCGATGGAACAGATATTGGTAAACCAGAGTAAGATCAAACCTGCGATCACTTACCTAAAGCCTGTCTCTTCTGCCATCGCCATCGGTACGGGCGGACCATTTGGTGCGGAAGGTCCCATCATTGCCACGGGCGGTGCGTTGGGATCTACGATCGGACAGATTTTGAAGATCACCCACAACGAACGCAAAATACTATTGGCTGCCGGCGCCACCGCTGGTATGTCGGCCATATTTGGCAGCCCGGTGGCGGCCATCTTCCTGGCCATTGAATTGTTGTTGTTTGAATTTTCTCCCCGGTCCATCATACCTGTTTCGCTGGCCTGCATTACCGGTGCGGCTGGGCATCATTTCTTATTTGAACCGGGACCAGTATTCTTTATAGCCCATGTTATCAGCATGCCTTCCAATGAAGCTTTGTTTGCTTACAGCATCATGGGTATCTGCCTGGGTGTATTATCGGTACTGATCACGAAAGCCGTGTATTTCATTGAGGATATGTTTGAAAAGCTGCCCATCCACTGGATGTGGTGGCCTGCCATTGGCGGCCTGGCCGTAGGTATAATCGGTTATTTTGCTCCCCGTACGCTGGGCGTGGGCTACGAAAACATTACGGATGTGCTATCAGGCAGTTTGCCCATCCGTTTTGTATTGACCTTGTGCCTGCTCAAATTTCTTTCCTGGGCCATCGCCCTGGGCAGCGGCACATCGGGTGGTACATTGGCGCCTTTGCTTACGATCGGCGGCGCTACGGGAGCATTGCTCGGTACTGCCGCGCAACTCCTGTTTCCGCAAGCCGGCATCAGTTTGTCGCTCGCGGCACTGGTGGGCATGTCGGCTATATTTGCAGGTGCTTCGAGGGCTTTGCTCACCTCCATTATTTTTGCAGTGGAAACAACCGCGCAATCCAATGCGCTGTTGCCCTTGCTGGCAGCCTGCTGCGCCTCTTATTTCGTGTCATTCTTCCTGATGGAGAATACCATCATGACGGAAAAGATCGCGCGCAGGGGCGTTAAAACACCTCATTCGTACGAACCGGATATGCTGGATAGAATATTGGTGTCGCAGGTCACACAAACACGTGACCGCCATCCTTTAATTGGGACCCTCCTGCAACCCGACCAGATCTCTATACCAGGCAATCATAGTCTGGGACAGGCAGCAGCACTGATGGCGCAGGAGAACGTAGATGTATTGCCGGTGGTGGGTACATCCAACAGCCGGCAGATCACAGGCCTG
- a CDS encoding Crp/Fnr family transcriptional regulator: protein MKETHDCDLKTCFLCSQSLDGWLPLIASNRKNLHFKKGEVIFEEGKAVEGIYFLFDGIVKVHKAWGKEKELILHFAKKGDMIGYRGLGNKKTYPVTATALEPVTVCFIDLVFFESTLQVNHQLTYHLLKFYTNELQEAENRMRNLAHMDVKGRIAESLLVLKKRFGQGKDGYIKITVSRQDMASFAGTTYETLFRTMNELVNDKLIRITGKQIAILKEAALEALSANKELD, encoded by the coding sequence ATGAAAGAAACCCATGATTGTGACCTGAAAACCTGCTTCTTATGCAGTCAAAGCCTGGATGGTTGGCTGCCTTTGATCGCCTCCAACAGGAAGAACCTTCATTTTAAAAAAGGGGAAGTGATCTTTGAAGAGGGGAAAGCAGTGGAGGGTATTTATTTCCTTTTTGACGGTATTGTGAAAGTGCATAAGGCCTGGGGAAAAGAAAAAGAACTGATCCTGCACTTCGCCAAAAAAGGCGATATGATCGGTTACCGGGGACTGGGCAATAAAAAAACATATCCTGTTACTGCTACCGCTCTGGAGCCCGTGACCGTTTGCTTTATTGACCTTGTTTTTTTTGAAAGCACCCTACAGGTCAACCACCAGCTCACTTATCACCTGTTGAAGTTCTACACCAATGAATTGCAGGAGGCTGAAAACCGGATGAGGAACCTGGCACATATGGATGTAAAAGGCCGTATTGCAGAGAGCCTGCTCGTACTGAAAAAGCGTTTCGGGCAGGGTAAGGATGGATACATCAAAATAACTGTTTCCCGCCAGGATATGGCTTCTTTCGCAGGCACTACTTATGAAACCCTGTTCCGGACCATGAATGAACTGGTCAACGATAAATTGATCCGTATAACCGGCAAACAGATAGCGATCCTCAAAGAAGCAGCCCTGGAAGCCCTGAGTGCCAATAAAGAGCTTGATTAA
- a CDS encoding SusC/RagA family TonB-linked outer membrane protein codes for MVKALIAPKQWLWWLVISIGSITTAPAQSDPTISLTVKNKTVKEVADLFFTRYRIAITGDILAERIYVNIRLKNTPVDEALRICFAGLPVKITRHGNNVTITTVGDLWRQKEGIVLDNRLLPLEQVTVKALPGSQVATTDLNGKFEIRVQANADSLVCTHVQVLQKTVPIPPARFMEIVLESRSSDLEQVQINSKKPNAKGIPGLAMGSYEQIDLARKESNLVYDINDVVRVAGSSLLVNKDRYYLRGISTINSDQAPLIILNGFIYEGDLKSINPADIEKLTFYKDAIATSIWGIRASNGVIAIQTKNGNYNSPLQVSFTANAAYTRKTNIFNGQDFLSASDVVDIQSGLFLNGFYDAALQNSIDFPAVPVVAEILDQRRQGRISYFQAEQWLDSLRRNDVRKDLDRYFYKNGFQQQYAVGLQQGDSTYHFNLTVGFDWQRPVLQRNLLQRTTISLNHVQKIPKYKTEIGTSLMVAIHEEQNNNTGRPASLAPYQRLADDKGNPLPVTMDYRDGFTDTAGGGKLLDWKYRPLQELEEADNTRKSNEIVAAVQIWQPILPKLRIQASTQFHVGTVTQEDRKSPETYYTRNLINLFSQVTAGNVINQIPYGTIRDVSNGKKQAFNLSFQCQFTDSALGRHRKVKDWLSISLGADLTRRKEISTLSRDYAWRKDNPPVFINTHDPMPLYIGDRSQRIPTVPDYNVRNNTSFFSAWLTGTWFLRKKWSFSGTLRKESSNLLGIKTNKAIRPLYAIGVGWLLSNEKFFPFKKIIPHLNLKFTYGITTNINKQVSALTTAQSIGTNGYGQPAAVIISPPNPSLQPEITGTTNIGIEMSAIRDLLQIKFDYFVKDCRDLIGAAPLDYTSGLSSYTGNTANMIVNGFELNIMSRYSKGPVHVTHNLLLNKFVDRITRYLSQQSIVSSYLQPGQVSPLQGQSYFAINSLPVAGLDPQTGKLLALVDGHPSIDYNKVLLSPDLKRYLQVSGSSIPTVYGSFYTGINCKGFTLAGTIGFRMGYYFRRTSVSYPRLLLGQQTHQDYLKRWQKPGDELFTNVPVLEYPPDMGMDAYYQSAAFLVENGSHIRLQDCSLNYQFSDKVLKGSKFSQVMVYLYGSNLGILWRANKLHLDPEFPDGNAPGWSVGGGVKIKIRSKQ; via the coding sequence ATGGTAAAGGCATTGATTGCACCAAAACAATGGTTATGGTGGCTGGTGATTAGTATTGGTTCCATAACGACTGCTCCTGCTCAATCGGACCCGACTATTTCTCTTACAGTTAAGAATAAAACTGTAAAAGAAGTGGCCGATCTCTTTTTTACGCGTTACAGGATCGCTATTACCGGCGATATCCTGGCCGAACGTATTTATGTCAACATCAGGTTGAAGAACACTCCGGTCGATGAAGCCCTTAGAATTTGTTTTGCCGGCTTACCCGTAAAGATCACCCGCCATGGGAATAATGTCACCATCACCACCGTAGGTGATCTATGGCGTCAGAAAGAGGGTATCGTGCTGGATAACCGCTTGCTTCCACTGGAACAGGTTACTGTCAAAGCCCTTCCCGGATCCCAGGTAGCTACTACCGATCTCAACGGCAAATTTGAGATACGTGTTCAGGCAAATGCCGATTCCCTGGTCTGTACCCATGTGCAGGTCCTTCAAAAAACAGTACCCATTCCACCGGCACGCTTTATGGAGATTGTTCTGGAATCAAGGTCAAGTGACCTGGAGCAGGTACAGATCAATTCCAAAAAGCCCAATGCCAAAGGTATACCCGGCCTGGCTATGGGCAGCTATGAACAGATCGACCTTGCCCGCAAAGAAAGCAACCTCGTCTACGATATCAACGATGTGGTAAGGGTAGCAGGCAGTAGCCTCCTGGTAAATAAAGACCGCTATTACCTTCGTGGCATCAGCACCATCAATTCCGATCAGGCTCCCCTGATCATTTTAAACGGGTTTATCTATGAAGGTGACCTGAAAAGCATCAATCCGGCCGATATTGAAAAGTTAACTTTCTATAAAGATGCCATCGCTACTTCCATTTGGGGTATCCGTGCAAGCAATGGTGTTATCGCTATTCAAACCAAGAACGGCAATTACAATAGTCCCCTGCAGGTGTCCTTTACTGCTAATGCGGCCTATACCCGGAAGACCAATATATTCAATGGCCAGGATTTTCTGTCAGCTTCTGATGTGGTCGATATTCAAAGCGGTTTATTCCTGAATGGATTTTACGATGCAGCCTTGCAGAACAGCATTGATTTTCCTGCCGTTCCTGTAGTAGCAGAGATACTGGATCAGCGGCGTCAGGGCCGGATCTCCTATTTTCAGGCAGAGCAATGGCTTGATTCATTAAGGCGAAATGATGTGAGAAAGGACCTCGATCGTTATTTTTACAAGAACGGTTTTCAACAACAATATGCTGTAGGCCTGCAGCAAGGCGATTCCACCTATCACTTCAACCTCACGGTAGGCTTTGACTGGCAGCGCCCCGTTTTGCAAAGAAACCTGCTGCAACGAACTACCATCTCCCTCAACCATGTACAGAAAATACCGAAATATAAAACCGAGATCGGTACCTCTTTGATGGTGGCCATTCATGAAGAACAAAACAACAATACCGGAAGGCCAGCTTCCTTAGCACCTTATCAACGCCTGGCAGATGATAAAGGAAACCCGTTGCCGGTTACCATGGATTACCGCGACGGCTTTACCGATACCGCAGGCGGAGGTAAATTACTGGATTGGAAATACAGGCCGTTGCAGGAATTGGAAGAAGCTGATAATACCAGGAAATCGAATGAGATCGTTGCGGCAGTACAGATCTGGCAGCCAATATTACCCAAACTGCGTATCCAGGCATCCACGCAATTTCATGTGGGTACGGTAACCCAGGAAGACAGGAAAAGCCCGGAAACCTATTATACCCGCAACCTCATCAATTTATTTAGCCAGGTAACGGCTGGTAACGTCATCAATCAGATACCTTATGGTACTATCCGTGATGTGAGCAATGGCAAAAAACAAGCTTTTAACCTTAGCTTTCAATGCCAGTTTACCGATTCTGCATTGGGCCGTCATCGAAAGGTCAAAGACTGGCTTTCTATTTCATTGGGCGCCGATCTTACCCGCAGGAAAGAAATAAGCACTTTGTCCCGCGACTATGCGTGGAGAAAAGACAATCCTCCCGTATTCATCAATACGCACGATCCGATGCCGCTTTATATTGGTGACCGGTCGCAACGCATTCCCACTGTTCCGGATTATAATGTGAGAAACAATACCAGCTTTTTTTCTGCCTGGCTCACCGGTACCTGGTTCCTGAGAAAGAAATGGTCTTTCTCCGGAACCCTGAGAAAGGAATCGTCCAATTTGTTGGGCATAAAGACCAATAAAGCCATCCGGCCATTGTACGCAATAGGGGTAGGGTGGCTGCTCAGCAATGAGAAGTTCTTTCCCTTTAAAAAGATCATACCCCACCTGAACCTGAAATTTACCTACGGTATTACTACCAATATCAATAAGCAAGTATCAGCTTTGACCACTGCCCAATCCATCGGTACCAATGGATATGGACAACCGGCCGCTGTCATTATCAGTCCGCCCAATCCGTCCTTACAGCCTGAAATAACAGGTACAACCAATATTGGTATTGAAATGTCTGCCATTCGTGATCTTCTGCAGATCAAATTCGACTATTTTGTAAAAGACTGCCGCGATCTCATAGGCGCCGCACCATTGGATTATACCTCTGGTCTTTCCAGCTATACCGGCAACACCGCCAATATGATCGTCAATGGTTTTGAATTGAATATCATGTCCCGGTATAGCAAAGGGCCCGTGCATGTTACCCACAACCTCTTATTGAATAAATTTGTTGACCGTATCACCCGCTACCTGAGTCAGCAAAGTATTGTGAGCAGTTATTTGCAACCCGGGCAGGTGAGCCCATTGCAGGGCCAGTCCTACTTTGCTATCAACAGCCTGCCTGTGGCGGGGCTTGACCCGCAGACTGGTAAACTGCTGGCGTTGGTGGATGGCCATCCTTCCATTGATTACAACAAAGTATTGCTCTCGCCCGATCTCAAGCGCTATCTACAGGTAAGCGGCTCAAGTATCCCTACTGTATATGGAAGTTTCTATACCGGTATCAATTGCAAGGGCTTTACACTGGCGGGCACCATTGGCTTCAGGATGGGGTATTATTTTCGCCGGACCTCAGTAAGCTATCCCCGTTTATTACTCGGACAACAAACTCACCAGGATTACCTGAAACGATGGCAAAAACCAGGCGATGAATTATTCACCAACGTGCCAGTCCTGGAATATCCACCCGATATGGGTATGGATGCCTATTACCAGTCAGCTGCATTCCTCGTAGAAAATGGGTCACACATACGATTGCAGGATTGCTCACTCAATTATCAGTTCTCCGACAAAGTACTGAAGGGGTCAAAGTTCAGCCAGGTAATGGTGTATCTCTATGGCAGCAACCTGGGTATACTATGGCGGGCAAATAAACTCCATCTTGATCCTGAATTTCCGGATGGCAATGCGCCGGGCTGGTCTGTTGGAGGAGGTGTGAAAATAAAAATACGCTCAAAACAATGA
- a CDS encoding GlxA family transcriptional regulator, translated as MKHISILVPEGKNNVSSIVGPYKFFLKANDYWQRLGHQPVFKVQVVGLSKTIELYDGLFTIKPHASINEITHTDLIIIPALSGDFASKIPFNKDYLPWITEHFAKGAEVASICTGAFILAATGLLDGKQCSTHWNAASSFRKLFPQVHLATEKIITDEQRIYTNGGAYSFLHLLVYLVEKYYDRETAIYCSKIFQVDLDRFSQSPFTIFSGQKEHDDELIKQAQLYMEKNMSEKISVDQIAAQLNINRRSFDRRFIKATSNTPLEYLQRLRIEAAKKALETSQHSVNEVLYEVGYADIKSFREVFKKITGLSPLEYRSRYHKEAGATRLLEED; from the coding sequence ATGAAGCATATTTCCATCCTTGTGCCGGAAGGAAAGAACAATGTAAGCAGCATTGTAGGACCTTATAAATTCTTCCTCAAAGCCAATGACTACTGGCAACGCCTTGGTCACCAACCTGTGTTCAAGGTACAGGTGGTTGGTCTTTCAAAGACCATTGAACTGTACGACGGCTTATTTACGATAAAACCCCATGCCTCTATTAACGAGATCACTCATACTGACCTCATTATTATACCGGCCCTTAGTGGCGACTTTGCCTCCAAGATACCTTTTAATAAAGATTACCTTCCCTGGATCACGGAGCATTTTGCCAAAGGCGCAGAAGTTGCCAGCATTTGTACAGGCGCCTTTATACTAGCGGCTACTGGTCTGCTTGATGGCAAACAATGTTCTACTCACTGGAATGCTGCCAGCTCCTTCCGCAAGTTATTTCCCCAGGTTCATCTCGCTACCGAGAAGATCATCACCGATGAGCAACGTATTTATACCAATGGCGGGGCTTATTCCTTTCTTCACCTGCTGGTGTACCTTGTTGAAAAATACTATGACCGCGAAACGGCAATCTATTGCTCAAAGATTTTCCAGGTAGACCTCGACCGGTTTAGCCAATCTCCCTTCACCATCTTTTCCGGTCAGAAAGAGCACGATGATGAACTGATAAAACAGGCCCAGTTGTACATGGAAAAGAATATGTCTGAAAAAATATCCGTTGACCAGATCGCTGCGCAGCTCAATATTAACCGCCGTAGCTTCGACAGGCGCTTTATCAAAGCCACCAGTAATACGCCACTCGAATACCTCCAGCGTTTACGGATAGAAGCGGCCAAGAAAGCCCTGGAAACCTCCCAGCATTCCGTCAATGAAGTGCTCTATGAAGTAGGGTATGCCGATATAAAATCCTTCCGCGAAGTGTTTAAGAAGATAACCGGTCTATCACCATTGGAATACCGCAGCCGGTACCATAAAGAAGCAGGGGCCACCCGTCTGCTGGAAGAAGATTGA
- a CDS encoding RagB/SusD family nutrient uptake outer membrane protein, with protein sequence MRKLQRYSLLLILCPACLLLTACGKMGLEDNPSTNNYVPVTFDDFMALLQDNQTMNHTSAMGDISADNIYLLYTFWATLPVGQKNAYIWASDIFESQTEVEDWKVPYNQVLNANVVLDGLNQIGVTEVNNRKWHEIRGMALFFRAHAFYQLAQLFAPCYDTMPGIQQFGIPLRLVVSKDIVPRSTLKQTYDRILTDLQEAASLLGPFTDQRINLPSQPAAYGLLSRVHLSMGNYEQGLLYADKCLQTDSTLINYDTLHVNTNNVFKGRNPEILFHSEFYSSAAAIKGIVATGAIVDSMLYTSYDSNDLRKKAFFLANTSGAINLKYGYGGTIYQFSGIATDEIRLIRAECHARLGHVAQALYDLNSLVRHRWKAAAYTPIEESDPQKLLMLILDHRRKELPFRGLRWTDLRRLNKEGRNQTLVRKLNGNSYSLEPGNNRYTLPIPNDIIGMTGMWQNPR encoded by the coding sequence ATGAGAAAACTGCAAAGATATTCCCTGTTGCTAATCCTATGCCCTGCGTGCCTGTTACTGACAGCCTGTGGTAAAATGGGATTGGAGGATAATCCTTCCACCAACAATTATGTGCCTGTTACCTTCGATGATTTCATGGCCCTGCTCCAGGATAACCAAACCATGAACCACACTTCGGCCATGGGAGATATTTCGGCCGATAACATTTATTTGCTCTATACTTTCTGGGCAACGCTGCCCGTGGGACAAAAGAATGCCTACATATGGGCTTCGGATATATTTGAAAGCCAGACGGAGGTGGAAGACTGGAAAGTACCCTATAACCAGGTATTGAATGCAAACGTTGTATTGGATGGATTGAATCAGATAGGTGTTACGGAGGTCAATAATCGAAAATGGCATGAGATCAGGGGTATGGCTTTGTTCTTCAGGGCGCATGCATTTTATCAATTGGCCCAGCTTTTTGCTCCCTGTTATGATACCATGCCCGGCATCCAACAGTTTGGCATTCCTTTACGACTGGTTGTTTCTAAAGATATTGTTCCAAGGTCTACGCTTAAACAAACCTATGACCGGATATTGACAGACCTGCAGGAAGCCGCCTCTCTGTTGGGGCCGTTTACTGACCAACGCATCAATCTGCCATCGCAGCCCGCTGCTTACGGACTATTGAGCAGGGTTCATTTAAGTATGGGAAATTATGAGCAGGGATTGTTGTATGCCGATAAATGTTTGCAAACAGATTCCACGCTGATCAATTATGATACCCTGCATGTTAATACCAACAATGTATTCAAAGGGCGCAATCCTGAAATACTTTTTCACAGTGAATTTTATTCCTCCGCCGCTGCCATAAAAGGTATTGTAGCCACCGGCGCTATTGTTGATTCCATGCTGTACACTTCTTATGATAGCAATGACCTGCGTAAGAAAGCATTCTTTCTTGCCAATACAAGCGGGGCTATCAACCTGAAGTATGGATATGGCGGAACCATTTACCAATTCAGCGGCATAGCCACGGATGAGATACGACTTATCAGAGCTGAATGTCATGCCCGGCTGGGCCACGTTGCACAGGCTTTGTATGACTTGAATAGCCTGGTACGCCATCGCTGGAAAGCAGCGGCTTATACGCCAATAGAGGAATCTGATCCGCAAAAACTGCTGATGCTCATCCTGGATCACAGAAGAAAAGAATTGCCTTTCAGGGGACTGCGCTGGACAGACCTGCGCCGGTTAAACAAGGAAGGCCGCAACCAGACATTGGTACGCAAACTGAATGGCAACTCTTACTCACTGGAGCCCGGTAATAACCGCTACACGCTTCCCATACCCAACGATATCATTGGCATGACCGGCATGTGGCAAAACCCAAGATAG
- a CDS encoding RNA polymerase sigma factor: MQIDDSQLQALRSGDEKIFTAIFNGYYLSLILHAQNMLKEKQEAGECVSDAFIALWNYRETIKSSTHLRNFLYQAVEWRCANANKSFMVRASHNKKYQLETLSQNLIIHQQHHGLWRPEIRRRLIKRLEQLPFNEKKVLELYLLEGRTEKEIAQILNKSTNNVQATKIQALKRLQWDWIMILVFATCLCLRLFRWTITISIIGRELFRA, encoded by the coding sequence ATGCAGATTGATGATTCGCAACTCCAGGCCCTCAGATCGGGGGACGAGAAAATATTTACGGCAATTTTCAACGGCTACTACCTTTCCCTGATCTTACATGCACAAAATATGCTGAAGGAGAAGCAGGAAGCAGGTGAATGTGTATCCGATGCGTTTATTGCATTGTGGAATTACCGCGAAACCATAAAGAGTTCTACCCACCTAAGAAATTTTTTGTACCAGGCCGTCGAATGGAGATGTGCGAACGCTAATAAATCCTTTATGGTAAGGGCCTCCCATAATAAAAAATACCAGCTGGAAACTCTTTCGCAAAATCTGATCATCCACCAACAACACCATGGCCTTTGGAGGCCGGAAATAAGACGGCGCCTTATAAAACGTTTGGAGCAATTGCCCTTTAATGAGAAAAAAGTATTGGAGCTTTATTTATTGGAAGGCAGGACGGAAAAAGAGATTGCTCAAATACTCAATAAATCCACCAACAATGTTCAGGCTACCAAGATACAGGCGCTCAAAAGACTGCAGTGGGATTGGATCATGATCCTCGTTTTTGCTACCTGCCTATGCCTGCGACTGTTTCGTTGGACAATTACCATTTCTATTATTGGCCGGGAACTTTTCCGGGCCTGA